The Alosa sapidissima isolate fAloSap1 chromosome 5, fAloSap1.pri, whole genome shotgun sequence genome has a window encoding:
- the drd1b gene encoding dopamine receptor D1b: MDVNFSTVLDSNVSERDSSKRVLTGCFLSLLILTTLLGNTLVCAAVTKFRHLRTKVTNFFVISLAISDLLVAILVMPWKAATEIVGFWPFGAFCNVWVAFDIMCSTASILNLCVISVDRYWAISSPFRYERKMTPKVAFVMISVAWTLSVLISFIPVQLNWHKAQTTSYSELNGTYVDIPPDNCDSSLNRTYAISSSLISFYIPVAIMIVTYTRIYRIAQVQIRRISALERAAESAKNRHSGTGNSVAAESESSFKMSFKRETKVLKTLSVIMGVFVCCWLPFFILNCMVPFCEPDNEGGSDFPCISSTTFDVFVWFGWANSSLNPIIYAFNADFRKAFSILLGCHRLCPSSSNAVEILSINNNGAAVPPPPPAAICNQYQPKGLIPKEPNSNSGSYVMPHSTLCPEDEAQCKEEETGIKEFEKLSPSMSANLESDTDVSLEKINPITQNGQHKSLAC, from the coding sequence ATGGATGTGAATTTCTCCACTGTTCTGGATAGCAACGTGTCGGAGAGAGACTCGTCTAAGCGCGTGCTCACAGGCtgcttcctttctctcctcatTCTCACCACTCTGCTGGGGAATACACTGGTGTGTGCGGCCGTCACCAAGTTCCGCCACCTGCGCACCAAGGTAACCAACTTTTTTGTCATCTCGCTGGCTATCTCTGATCTGCTGGTGGCTATCCTGGTAATGCCATGGAAGGCAGCGACAGAAATCGTTGGCTTTTGGCCCTTTGGTGCCTTCTGTAATGTCTGGGTGGCATTTGACATCATGTGCTCCACTGCCTCCATCCTTAACCTTTGTGTCATCAGTGTGGATCGTTACTGGGCGATATCCAGCCCGTTCCGCTATGAGAGGAAGATGACTCCGAAGGTGGCGTTTGTGATGATCAGTGTGGCATGGACGCTCTCTGTGCTCATCTCCTTCATACCCGTGCAGCTCAACTGGCACAAGGCGCAGACCACCAGCTACAGCGAGCTCAATGGCACCTACGTTGACATCCCACCTGACAACTGCGACTCCAGCCTCAACCGGACGTACGCCATCTCTTCGTCGCTCATCAGCTTCTACATCCCCGTGGCCATCATGATTGTCACCTACACCCGCATTTATCGCATCGCCCAGGTGCAGATCCGCCGCATCTCGGCGCTGGAGCGGGCGGCAGAGAGTGCCAAGAACCGCCACAGCGGCACGGGCAATAGCGTCGCTGCTGAGTCTGAGAGCTCCTTCAAGATGTCCTTCAAACGCGAGACCAAAGTCCTCAAGACCTTGTCGGTGATCATGGGTGTGTTCGTGTGCTGCTGGTTGCCCTTCTTCATCCTCAACTGCATGGTGCCATTCTGCGAACCCGACAACGAGGGCGGCAGCGACTTCCCCTGCATCAGCTCCACCACCTTCGACGTGTTCGTGTGGTTCGGCTGGGCCAACTCCTCGCTCAACCCCATCATCTACGCCTTCAATGCTGACTTTCGCAAGGCGTTCTCCATCCTGCTGGGCTGCCACCGCCtctgccccagcagcagcaacgCCGTCGAGATCCTCAGCATCAACAACAACGGGGCGGCGGTGCCGCCACCCCCACCGGCGGCCATTTGCAACCAGTATCAGCCCAAGGGGCTCATCCCGAAGGAGCCCAACAGCAACAGTGGTAGTTACGTCATGCCCCACAGCACCCTGTGCCCTGAGGACGAGGCCCAGTGCAAGGAGGAGGAGACTGGGATTAAGGAGTTTGAGAAACTCTCGCCCTCCATGTCCGCGAACTTGGAGAGCGACACGGACGTCTCGCTGGAGAAGATCAATCCCATCACACAGAATGGCCAGCACAAATCCCTCGCCTGTTGA